The Streptomonospora litoralis genome window below encodes:
- a CDS encoding MMPL family transporter, producing MRPPIRIRTLRGRMVLVNTVLMALALLVVAVISTAFLRAYLLDRVDERIEVAAEFARARQNDIFSQDTAELVKQIRTPSDFVVEYTTDASGGEGSRVHRLQGTGPVLMRGIDPATAPDGVFTHRRGGEEYRVTLVHLPAYDTVALIGEPLAPVREVVQRLVAIEAAAGAAMLLASLAAGSAVIRRGLRPLDDVVDTAEAIAAGDLERRVPAPTDTDASEAGRLTLSINRMLSRLRSALHARAESEERLRRFVSDASHELRTPLTSIRGYLQMVSRGVVDVARRPDVIARSERESERMAAIVDDLLYLARLDERPAPRRDVVHLDRVVADSIADARAAQPEREWRAEIAAEGLVLGDEQELRQAVANLLANVRVHTPATSPAVAALRRVGGRVVLEIGDSGPGVAEETAAFVFERFYRGGPSSQRPGSGLGLPIVRAVMRGHGGDAVFTSAPDAGTAVRLEFPPLEDRDAAPGAGERDDDLPADGGFSSDSHLPRDLASSASDGVAANGPPGRRGSRSMAELLYRLGGFAFRRRWLVVITWLVLLVAAGGAALQFRVPLDDGFSIPGTESERATDLIDERFDGRGGTVTTVLRAPDGADIVDNEQYTDAVRDTAAELEDVSGVDRVISPLEQIGDARRQYEDGIAQSKEDAAETARERATGQLPPGTPEEVVEQRVAEAEQQARETVEQEAPGFDREQVVERIPQISDDRTTMLLNVQLTQPNDSVAPETVDAILETGDSARDAGLDVEFSGQAISMSPPALGAGESVGVIVALVVLLINFGAVVAAGLPIVLALFGVGLGMALLYAASSLLNLSSTAPIMAVMLGLAVGIDYVLFVLSRHRKQVAEGMAPDESAARSIGTAGSAVVFAGATVIIALLGLSVVQIPFLTVMGVAAMVTVALAVLLTVTMLPAALGFLGHRVTAGRVPVLGRRAEAAMTAERTMSSRWVRAVTRRPLVPIVAVLAVLVVMLLPLRDMHLGLPTDATSAPDTTQRQAYEIISEEFGPGYGARLAVVTDLTGLSDTEAAAADVADRIEEVDGVTEVFPPQMNDIGDTAIITVIPEAGPSSYATEDVLHDIRGLESEIDEEIGAQIAVAGATASAIDVSERLADALPVFASVVIGLALVLMVIVFRSIVVPVKAALGFVLSAGAALGLTVAVFQWGYGAELFGVEPAPTLLAFMPTLLIGILFGLAMDYEVFLVSRMREDYVHGGDAQHAVVSGFTQGARVVTAAAVIMVSVFGAFVFGHSEMVKPIAFALAVGVLFDAFLVRMTLVPAVMALFGRAAWWLPKWLNAVLPDVDIEGERLAAAHPLPDGGNARGTGERGSQEESESEQAAHR from the coding sequence GTGAGGCCGCCGATCCGGATCCGCACGCTGCGCGGCCGCATGGTGCTGGTCAACACGGTGCTGATGGCGCTGGCGCTGCTCGTGGTCGCCGTCATCAGCACCGCGTTCCTGCGCGCCTACCTGCTGGACCGCGTGGACGAGCGCATCGAGGTCGCCGCGGAGTTCGCCCGCGCCCGCCAGAACGACATCTTCTCCCAGGACACCGCCGAGCTGGTCAAGCAGATCCGCACGCCCAGCGACTTCGTCGTCGAGTACACCACCGACGCATCCGGCGGTGAAGGATCCCGCGTCCACCGGCTGCAGGGCACGGGGCCGGTGCTGATGCGCGGCATCGACCCGGCCACCGCCCCCGACGGCGTGTTCACCCACAGGCGCGGCGGCGAGGAGTACCGCGTCACCCTCGTCCACCTGCCCGCCTATGACACCGTCGCGCTGATCGGGGAGCCCCTCGCGCCGGTGCGCGAGGTCGTGCAGCGCCTGGTGGCGATCGAGGCGGCGGCCGGGGCCGCGATGCTGCTCGCCAGCCTCGCGGCGGGCTCCGCGGTCATCCGGCGCGGCCTGCGCCCGCTGGACGACGTCGTCGACACAGCGGAGGCCATCGCGGCGGGCGACCTGGAGCGCCGCGTCCCCGCTCCCACCGACACCGACGCCAGCGAGGCCGGCCGCCTCACCCTGTCCATCAACCGCATGCTCTCGCGGCTGCGCTCCGCGCTGCACGCCCGCGCCGAATCCGAGGAGCGGCTGCGCCGGTTCGTCTCCGACGCCTCCCACGAACTGCGCACACCGCTCACCTCCATTCGCGGCTATCTGCAGATGGTCTCCCGCGGCGTGGTCGACGTCGCCCGGCGTCCCGACGTCATCGCCCGGTCCGAACGGGAGTCGGAGCGCATGGCCGCCATCGTCGACGACCTGCTGTACCTCGCCCGGCTGGACGAGCGGCCGGCGCCGCGGCGCGACGTCGTCCACCTCGACCGCGTCGTCGCCGACAGCATCGCCGACGCCCGCGCCGCCCAGCCCGAGCGCGAATGGCGGGCAGAGATCGCTGCGGAGGGCCTGGTGCTCGGCGACGAGCAGGAGCTGCGCCAGGCCGTGGCCAACCTGCTGGCCAATGTGCGCGTGCACACGCCCGCCACCAGCCCGGCGGTGGCCGCGCTGCGGCGCGTCGGCGGGCGCGTGGTGCTGGAGATCGGCGACTCGGGCCCCGGGGTGGCCGAGGAGACGGCGGCATTCGTCTTCGAGCGCTTCTACCGCGGCGGCCCGTCGTCGCAGCGCCCCGGCAGCGGGCTGGGGCTGCCCATCGTCCGCGCGGTGATGCGCGGCCACGGCGGCGACGCGGTGTTCACCTCCGCACCCGACGCGGGCACGGCCGTCCGCCTGGAGTTCCCGCCGCTGGAGGACCGCGACGCGGCTCCGGGAGCGGGCGAGCGTGACGACGATCTCCCCGCCGACGGCGGATTCTCATCGGACTCTCATCTTCCTCGGGATCTCGCCTCATCGGCGTCGGATGGTGTGGCGGCGAACGGACCACCCGGGAGGAGAGGGAGTAGGAGCATGGCCGAACTGCTGTACCGCCTGGGCGGATTCGCGTTCCGCCGGCGGTGGCTGGTCGTGATCACCTGGCTGGTGCTACTGGTCGCCGCCGGCGGGGCCGCCCTCCAGTTCCGCGTGCCGCTGGACGACGGCTTCTCCATCCCCGGCACCGAGTCCGAGCGGGCCACCGACCTCATCGACGAACGGTTCGACGGCCGGGGCGGGACGGTCACCACGGTGCTGCGGGCGCCGGACGGCGCCGACATCGTCGACAACGAGCAGTACACCGACGCGGTGCGCGACACCGCCGCCGAACTGGAGGACGTCTCCGGCGTCGACCGGGTGATCAGTCCGCTGGAGCAGATCGGCGACGCCCGCCGGCAGTACGAGGACGGCATCGCCCAGTCCAAGGAGGACGCCGCCGAGACCGCCCGCGAGCGGGCCACCGGCCAGTTGCCGCCCGGCACCCCCGAGGAGGTCGTCGAGCAGCGGGTCGCCGAGGCCGAGCAGCAGGCGCGCGAGACGGTGGAGCAGGAGGCGCCCGGCTTCGACCGCGAGCAAGTCGTCGAGCGGATCCCGCAGATCTCCGACGACCGCACCACGATGCTGCTGAACGTGCAGCTGACCCAGCCCAACGACTCCGTCGCCCCCGAGACCGTGGACGCCATCCTGGAGACCGGCGACAGCGCGCGCGACGCCGGGCTCGACGTGGAGTTCAGCGGCCAGGCCATCTCCATGTCCCCGCCGGCGCTGGGCGCGGGCGAGTCGGTCGGCGTCATCGTCGCGCTGGTGGTGCTGCTGATCAACTTCGGCGCCGTGGTCGCCGCCGGACTGCCCATCGTGCTCGCGCTATTCGGTGTGGGACTGGGCATGGCGCTGCTCTACGCCGCGTCCAGCCTGCTGAACCTCTCCAGCACGGCCCCGATCATGGCGGTGATGCTCGGGCTGGCCGTGGGCATCGACTACGTGCTGTTCGTGCTGTCCCGCCACCGCAAACAGGTGGCCGAAGGCATGGCCCCGGACGAGTCGGCGGCACGCTCCATCGGGACCGCCGGAAGCGCGGTGGTCTTCGCCGGTGCCACCGTGATCATCGCGCTGCTGGGCCTGTCCGTGGTGCAGATCCCGTTCCTGACCGTCATGGGCGTCGCCGCGATGGTCACGGTCGCGCTCGCGGTGCTGCTCACGGTCACGATGCTGCCGGCGGCGCTCGGCTTTTTGGGGCACCGCGTCACCGCCGGGCGGGTGCCGGTGCTGGGCCGCCGCGCCGAAGCCGCCATGACCGCCGAGCGCACGATGAGCAGCCGGTGGGTGCGGGCGGTGACGCGGCGCCCGCTGGTGCCGATCGTGGCCGTGCTGGCGGTGCTGGTCGTCATGCTGCTGCCGCTGCGCGACATGCATCTTGGCTTGCCCACCGACGCGACCAGCGCACCGGACACCACCCAGCGCCAGGCCTACGAGATCATCAGCGAGGAGTTCGGCCCGGGCTACGGCGCCCGCCTGGCGGTCGTGACCGACCTCACCGGACTCTCCGACACCGAGGCCGCCGCCGCGGACGTGGCCGACCGCATCGAGGAGGTCGACGGCGTCACGGAGGTCTTTCCGCCGCAGATGAACGACATCGGCGACACCGCGATCATCACGGTGATCCCGGAGGCCGGGCCGTCTTCGTATGCCACCGAGGACGTGCTGCACGACATCCGCGGCCTGGAGAGCGAGATCGACGAGGAGATCGGCGCGCAGATCGCGGTCGCCGGTGCCACCGCCTCGGCGATCGACGTCTCCGAGCGGTTGGCCGACGCCCTGCCGGTGTTCGCCTCCGTGGTCATCGGGCTCGCGCTGGTGCTGATGGTGATCGTGTTCCGCTCGATCGTCGTGCCGGTCAAGGCGGCCCTGGGCTTCGTACTCAGCGCGGGCGCGGCGCTGGGGCTGACGGTGGCCGTCTTCCAATGGGGCTACGGCGCCGAACTGTTCGGCGTCGAACCCGCCCCGACGCTGCTGGCGTTCATGCCGACCCTGCTGATCGGCATCCTGTTCGGGCTGGCGATGGACTACGAGGTGTTCCTGGTCTCGCGCATGCGGGAGGACTACGTGCACGGCGGCGACGCGCAGCATGCCGTGGTCTCCGGGTTCACCCAGGGCGCGCGGGTCGTCACGGCGGCCGCGGTGATCATGGTCAGCGTGTTCGGGGCGTTCGTGTTCGGCCACAGCGAGATGGTCAAGCCGATCGCCTTCGCCCTCGCGGTCGGCGTGCTGTTCGACGCGTTCCTGGTTCGGATGACCCTGGTGCCGGCGGTGATGGCCTTGTTCGGCCGCGCGGCCTGGTGGCTGCCGAAGTGGCTGAACGCGGTGTTGCCGGACGTCGACATCGAGGGCGAACGCCTGGCCGCGGCCCACCCCCTGCCGGATGGCGGGAACGCACGGGGGACCGGCGAGCGCGGCTCCCAGGAGGAGAGCGAGAGCGAGCAGGCGGCGCACCGGTAG
- a CDS encoding response regulator transcription factor — protein sequence MTRPRILVVDDEPNIVDMVTTVLEFHGFEMSAAATAAQAYAAARVHRPDLVVLDVMLPDGDGFEVCRTLRRSLPRLGIVFLTAKDAHSERVAGLTYGGDDYVTKPFNIDELLARVRAVLRRILPEAAEEPPDDGVLRFADVELDEHACTVHRAGNPVSLSRTEFDLLRYLMLNRGHVLSRSQIIDEVWSSDYTGSSNIVDTYVGYLRRKLGAFGPNLIQTQRGFGYVLRERSEP from the coding sequence ATGACCCGACCCAGAATCCTCGTCGTCGACGACGAACCCAACATCGTCGACATGGTGACGACCGTGCTCGAATTCCACGGCTTCGAGATGTCGGCCGCCGCGACCGCGGCCCAGGCGTATGCGGCCGCCCGCGTCCACCGGCCCGACCTGGTCGTACTCGACGTCATGCTGCCCGACGGCGACGGGTTCGAGGTCTGCCGCACGCTGCGGCGCTCCCTGCCCCGCCTGGGCATCGTCTTCCTCACCGCCAAGGACGCCCACAGCGAACGCGTCGCCGGCCTCACCTACGGCGGCGACGACTACGTCACCAAACCGTTCAACATCGACGAACTCCTCGCCCGCGTGCGCGCCGTGCTGCGCCGCATCCTGCCCGAGGCCGCCGAGGAGCCCCCCGACGACGGAGTGCTGCGCTTCGCCGACGTCGAACTGGACGAACACGCCTGCACGGTCCACCGCGCCGGAAACCCCGTCTCGCTGTCGCGCACCGAGTTCGACCTGCTGCGCTACCTCATGCTCAACCGCGGCCATGTACTCTCGCGCAGCCAGATCATCGACGAGGTGTGGAGCAGCGATTACACCGGCAGCTCCAACATCGTCGACACCTACGTGGGCTACCTGCGCCGCAAGCTCGGCGCCTTCGGCCCCAACCTCATCCAGACCCAGCGCGGCTTCGGCTACGTCCTGCGCGAGCGGAGCGAGCCGTGA
- a CDS encoding class I SAM-dependent methyltransferase — protein MTGGGGEAVRVPASGSADAGLGTRRGYVFDNDSRHAREQHGCLAAAYDPFTTARLAATGVGAGWQCLEVGAGEGSVATWLAHRVAPGGEVVATDIKPDRIAGAAGIEVLAHDIVRDPLPEAAFDLVHARLVLMHLPERDAVLARLLRALRPGGWLQLDELDATHAPALVVPDEAAAALYARFQRAKFRALEAAGADPAWGRRAAEAMRRAGFGEVDPVPKVAVWRSGSPGVRLQAHHTRHLAGALLRAGMAADELAAVRRLLDHPGFRACSPVFYTVLGRRPDGGERETDAPPGSGAACRVAGSREEKRR, from the coding sequence GTGACCGGGGGCGGTGGCGAGGCCGTGCGGGTGCCCGCGAGCGGGTCGGCGGATGCCGGGCTGGGCACCCGTCGCGGATACGTCTTCGACAACGACAGTCGGCACGCCCGCGAGCAGCACGGTTGCCTGGCCGCGGCCTACGACCCCTTCACCACGGCGCGCCTGGCCGCGACGGGTGTGGGCGCGGGCTGGCAGTGTCTGGAAGTCGGCGCGGGGGAGGGGAGCGTCGCCACGTGGCTGGCGCACCGCGTCGCGCCGGGCGGGGAGGTGGTGGCCACCGACATCAAGCCGGATCGGATTGCGGGGGCCGCGGGCATCGAGGTGCTGGCGCACGACATCGTGCGCGACCCGCTGCCCGAGGCCGCCTTCGACCTCGTCCACGCCCGGCTGGTGCTGATGCACCTGCCCGAGCGCGACGCGGTGCTCGCCCGGCTGCTGCGTGCGCTGCGTCCGGGGGGGTGGCTGCAACTGGACGAACTCGACGCCACCCACGCTCCCGCCCTGGTGGTGCCGGACGAGGCGGCGGCCGCACTGTACGCACGGTTCCAGCGCGCCAAGTTCCGCGCACTGGAGGCCGCCGGCGCCGATCCGGCGTGGGGGCGCCGTGCGGCGGAGGCGATGCGCCGGGCGGGATTCGGCGAGGTGGATCCGGTCCCGAAGGTGGCGGTGTGGCGGTCGGGCTCACCCGGGGTGAGGCTGCAGGCCCACCACACCCGGCATCTGGCCGGGGCGCTGCTGCGCGCGGGCATGGCCGCCGACGAACTCGCGGCGGTACGCCGGCTCCTGGACCACCCCGGTTTCCGCGCCTGTTCGCCCGTCTTCTACACGGTGCTGGGGCGCCGTCCGGATGGCGGGGAACGGGAAACGGACGCGCCTCCCGGTAGCGGTGCCGCCTGCCGGGTCGCGGGCAGTCGGGAGGAGAAGCGGCGCTGA
- a CDS encoding class I adenylate-forming enzyme family protein, with amino-acid sequence MTTAWTSNNGIVLADLVPAELRRTWVEHGHCPDTDLYTLFRGRVRDHPRRDAVVDGEGTLDYAALDTRVRRIAAALADSGIGPRDIVAVQLPNGWRAVAAELAIAAVGAVSLPYPAMRGRAGIAALLRRSRAVAVIAGDPTGRTHPLAELARLRPELPHLAAVFSFGDDRAPATATAALDAAAGAEHADRREWPPRRVPPESPARILVTSGSESEPKMIAYSHNAFAGGRANYVAALHDGTMPMRNLVLVPLASSYGSLGTPVTLAGLGGTLLVLDGVDPAAVLRAVSEHRPTHLFAVPTLLRRLAAHPGAVGEDTSSLRAVVTSSAVLEADVIDAAHRRFGRPVLNVYGSADGMNCHTPLGASARPGGVTGRPDPAVADIRIVGTGDGDGDGDRDGEGEIWARGPMTPLCYVDAPELDARYRAEGGWVRSGDRGRFEEDGALRVIDRLKRVVKRGGYTISPREVEGHLAAHPAVAEAVCVGVPDPVLGERLCACVVQAPGTEPLTPAALHAFLEDARGLERAKLPEVLLRLAELPLGATGKVCRHTLAEWGAESGERSAPPAAAASEPGPLRSRLREGS; translated from the coding sequence GTGACAACCGCCTGGACCTCCAACAACGGGATCGTGCTGGCCGACCTCGTCCCCGCGGAGCTGCGCCGCACCTGGGTCGAGCACGGACACTGCCCCGACACCGACCTGTACACGCTGTTCCGCGGGCGGGTGCGCGATCATCCCCGCCGCGACGCCGTCGTCGACGGCGAAGGCACGCTCGACTACGCCGCCCTGGACACACGCGTGCGCCGCATCGCCGCCGCGCTGGCCGATTCCGGGATCGGTCCCCGAGACATCGTCGCCGTCCAGCTGCCCAACGGATGGCGGGCGGTCGCCGCCGAGTTGGCGATCGCCGCCGTCGGCGCGGTCTCGCTCCCCTATCCCGCCATGCGCGGGCGCGCCGGCATCGCCGCCCTGCTGCGGCGCTCGCGTGCCGTCGCGGTCATCGCGGGCGACCCGACCGGCCGCACCCACCCCCTCGCCGAACTCGCTCGCCTGCGCCCGGAACTGCCGCACCTGGCGGCGGTGTTCTCCTTCGGCGACGACCGGGCGCCCGCAACCGCCACCGCGGCGCTGGATGCGGCCGCCGGCGCGGAACACGCCGACAGGCGGGAGTGGCCGCCGCGGCGGGTGCCGCCCGAGTCGCCCGCCCGCATCCTGGTGACCTCGGGATCGGAGTCCGAGCCGAAGATGATCGCCTACTCGCACAACGCCTTCGCGGGCGGACGCGCGAACTACGTCGCCGCGCTGCACGACGGGACGATGCCGATGCGCAACCTGGTCCTGGTGCCCCTGGCGTCCTCCTACGGCTCGCTGGGCACGCCGGTGACGCTGGCGGGTCTCGGCGGAACGCTGCTGGTCCTGGACGGCGTCGACCCCGCGGCGGTACTGCGCGCGGTGTCCGAGCACCGGCCGACCCACCTGTTCGCGGTGCCGACCCTACTGCGGCGGCTGGCGGCGCACCCCGGCGCGGTCGGCGAGGACACGTCGTCGCTCCGGGCGGTGGTGACTAGTTCCGCGGTGCTGGAGGCCGACGTCATCGACGCCGCGCACCGCCGGTTCGGCCGACCGGTGCTCAACGTGTACGGCTCGGCGGACGGGATGAACTGCCACACGCCCCTCGGCGCGTCCGCGCGGCCCGGCGGTGTCACCGGGCGGCCGGACCCGGCTGTCGCCGACATCCGCATCGTCGGCACCGGCGACGGCGACGGCGACGGCGACAGGGACGGCGAGGGCGAGATCTGGGCCCGCGGGCCGATGACCCCGCTGTGCTACGTCGACGCGCCCGAGCTCGACGCGCGCTACCGGGCCGAGGGGGGCTGGGTGCGCAGCGGCGACCGCGGCAGGTTCGAGGAGGACGGCGCGCTGCGGGTGATCGACCGGCTCAAGCGCGTCGTCAAGCGCGGCGGATACACCATCAGCCCGCGGGAGGTCGAGGGGCACCTCGCCGCCCACCCCGCCGTCGCCGAAGCCGTCTGCGTGGGTGTGCCCGATCCCGTCCTGGGCGAGCGGCTCTGTGCGTGTGTGGTGCAGGCCCCGGGGACGGAGCCGCTCACCCCGGCCGCGTTGCACGCTTTCTTGGAGGACGCGCGGGGTCTGGAGCGCGCGAAGCTGCCGGAGGTGCTGTTGCGGCTGGCCGAGCTGCCGCTGGGCGCGACGGGCAAGGTGTGCCGGCACACGCTGGCCGAGTGGGGAGCCGAGTCCGGCGAGCGGTCGGCGCCGCCCGCGGCCGCCGCATCGGAGCCGGGCCCGCTGCGGTCGCGGCTGCGGGAGGGATCGTGA
- a CDS encoding CoA transferase produces the protein MTVSSDRSPVTDAGAPLDGFAVEGSEGSAAADIAIRQLRMLGAASPGPDVAVRGAGRARARAEAGSAGSLVLAADHARVACALDWAGPLALPLEDEPGVQAACGLMHVHGRSSGGPRPLAIDYASAVGGVLSAQGLLAALIGRLRGGAAELVRTSVAQAALISVGQYLAAATASGDERDAPAAPGGPPFTSADGVPFEIETFEAERWERFWSLLGADRAALARGWQPFQHRYAAAVCPLPPELHATAAARVFREAAGAAQAAGISIVRVHGAAGERRRSDAAEPPPWRLTGGSSDTPGPPPAPCRPGAGLPLDGLVVVESTRRVQGPLAGHLLRLLGAEVLRIEPPGGDPLRWVPPTVGTCSARFLALNRGKHVVEADLKTPEGRRQVRELTAGADVFLHNWAPGKAAVFGLDSADLFAVRPGLVYAHASGWGDARQAGAAMGGAEPLGTDFLVQAHSGLGGLVRPRGEEPAPSLMTLTDVLGGLLSAQGVLAGLLARCRGAGGIRVDSALYDGAALLTAAAPSGGARRPRWGPLHPPLRTGDGYLALGPHARSSPDRVARALGADRPAADAAAAVARLCRGDRAADVAERLRGAGLSATPVCTDLADLAADPRIAGALDTGGAAFVRSPWEFTS, from the coding sequence ATGACCGTCTCGTCTGACCGCAGTCCGGTCACCGATGCCGGCGCACCTCTGGACGGCTTCGCGGTCGAGGGCTCCGAGGGCTCGGCGGCCGCGGACATCGCGATCCGGCAGCTTCGGATGCTGGGCGCCGCGTCGCCGGGCCCCGACGTGGCGGTTCGCGGTGCCGGGCGGGCCCGCGCCCGAGCCGAGGCCGGATCGGCGGGCTCCCTCGTGCTCGCCGCGGACCACGCCCGCGTCGCGTGTGCGCTGGACTGGGCGGGCCCTCTCGCGCTGCCGCTGGAGGACGAGCCCGGGGTGCAGGCGGCGTGCGGCCTCATGCACGTGCACGGGCGCTCTTCCGGGGGCCCGCGGCCGCTCGCGATCGACTACGCGTCCGCGGTCGGCGGCGTCCTGTCCGCCCAGGGCCTGCTGGCCGCGCTGATCGGGCGGCTGCGCGGCGGCGCGGCGGAGCTCGTGCGCACCTCGGTCGCCCAGGCGGCGCTCATCAGCGTGGGACAGTACCTCGCCGCGGCGACCGCCTCGGGCGACGAACGGGACGCCCCGGCCGCCCCCGGGGGACCGCCGTTCACCTCGGCCGACGGTGTGCCCTTCGAGATCGAGACGTTCGAGGCCGAGCGGTGGGAGCGGTTCTGGTCGCTGCTGGGCGCCGACCGCGCGGCGCTCGCCCGCGGGTGGCAGCCCTTCCAGCACCGCTACGCGGCGGCGGTCTGCCCGCTGCCGCCCGAGCTGCACGCCACCGCCGCCGCACGCGTCTTCCGGGAGGCGGCCGGTGCGGCGCAGGCCGCCGGCATCAGCATCGTGCGGGTGCACGGCGCGGCCGGGGAGCGCCGCCGCTCCGACGCCGCGGAACCGCCGCCCTGGCGGCTCACCGGCGGCTCTTCGGATACGCCGGGACCGCCGCCGGCGCCGTGCCGCCCCGGCGCCGGCCTTCCGCTGGACGGACTGGTCGTGGTGGAGTCCACCCGGCGGGTCCAGGGCCCGCTGGCCGGGCACCTGCTGCGGCTGCTCGGCGCCGAGGTACTGCGCATCGAACCGCCCGGCGGCGACCCGCTCCGCTGGGTGCCGCCCACGGTCGGCACCTGCTCGGCCCGCTTCCTCGCGCTCAACCGCGGCAAGCACGTCGTCGAGGCCGACCTGAAAACGCCGGAGGGGCGTCGGCAAGTCCGCGAGCTCACCGCGGGCGCCGACGTCTTCCTGCACAACTGGGCCCCCGGCAAGGCCGCCGTTTTCGGGCTGGACTCCGCCGACCTGTTCGCCGTCCGGCCCGGACTCGTATACGCGCACGCCTCCGGTTGGGGCGATGCCCGGCAGGCGGGCGCGGCGATGGGCGGGGCCGAGCCGCTGGGGACCGACTTCCTCGTGCAGGCGCACAGCGGCCTCGGCGGGCTCGTGCGCCCCCGCGGCGAAGAGCCCGCGCCGTCGCTGATGACGCTGACCGACGTGCTGGGCGGGCTGCTCAGCGCGCAGGGCGTGCTGGCCGGGCTGCTGGCGCGCTGCCGGGGCGCGGGCGGCATCCGCGTCGACTCCGCCCTCTACGACGGCGCCGCGCTGCTGACCGCGGCGGCACCGTCCGGCGGAGCCCGCCGCCCGAGATGGGGTCCGCTGCATCCGCCGCTCCGCACGGGTGACGGGTACCTGGCATTGGGCCCGCACGCCCGCAGCTCGCCCGACCGCGTAGCCCGTGCGCTGGGCGCCGACCGCCCCGCCGCCGATGCCGCGGCCGCGGTGGCCCGGCTGTGCCGCGGCGACAGGGCCGCAGACGTGGCCGAGCGGCTGCGCGGTGCGGGGCTGAGCGCCACTCCCGTCTGCACCGACCTGGCGGACCTCGCCGCCGACCCCCGAATCGCCGGCGCGCTGGACACCGGCGGCGCCGCGTTCGTCCGCTCACCGTGGGAGTTCACCTCGTGA
- a CDS encoding AMP-binding protein: MKRLDIATLFDTLAERHSPTVLHLSRPLDIAPDDAGPRNVLDLAALVEDWSARLAAAGAGPGDRVALVKRNHWDIVLLAMSAVRIGAVPAPVSAQLPPATLATLLARLDAALLVLDGATAQRAAAARIGLPARRRLLLDGTGENLPDAVPAADVRGHPAPAPRRRGADEPLIIVHTSGTTGTPKLVVHSTATIVRRLIGFEARRWPVLSSRPGDTVAAATSFAHGRAFAWTASVFWLRPAAVAAIADHSPQAAEPFLRAHPPTTLEALPATYVRWRHLAAAPAAENVFARVRLYISTFDAVHPPAVRTFLAASERRRPVWLQGWGQSETGPLAFRLLTRKSVAAVGERRPTTRDLGRPVPGRTRLRVADPATLRPLRRGRPGLVLARTKALGLGYVGESERWSAKQLGRWWNTEDVGMRTRGGSVHVLDREVDAVAGMSCVEVEDVVDDRVGEVVECVVLRPREGPPVPVVVTESGSLDPAAWRRATADLPELAEPLVMAADDLPRTGTGKVRRLELRSRLLGGAHPVARPRPAPPTSAGR; the protein is encoded by the coding sequence ATGAAGCGGCTTGACATCGCGACACTGTTCGACACCCTCGCCGAACGGCACAGCCCCACTGTGCTGCACCTCAGCCGCCCCCTCGACATCGCCCCCGACGATGCGGGCCCCCGCAACGTCCTCGACCTCGCCGCGCTGGTCGAGGACTGGTCCGCACGCCTGGCCGCCGCGGGAGCCGGCCCCGGCGACCGTGTGGCGCTGGTCAAGCGCAACCACTGGGACATCGTGCTGCTGGCCATGTCGGCGGTGCGGATCGGCGCCGTCCCGGCACCCGTCTCCGCCCAACTGCCCCCGGCCACCCTGGCCACCCTGCTGGCGCGGCTGGATGCGGCACTGCTGGTACTCGACGGCGCCACCGCCCAGCGGGCGGCCGCCGCCCGGATCGGGCTGCCCGCGAGGCGTCGGCTGCTCCTCGACGGCACGGGCGAAAACCTGCCGGATGCGGTGCCGGCGGCCGACGTGCGGGGCCACCCGGCGCCCGCGCCGCGGCGCCGCGGCGCGGACGAGCCGCTGATCATCGTGCACACCTCCGGAACCACCGGCACCCCGAAACTGGTCGTCCACTCCACGGCCACCATCGTGCGCCGCCTGATCGGATTCGAGGCGCGCCGCTGGCCGGTGCTCAGCAGCCGCCCCGGCGACACCGTCGCGGCGGCGACCTCCTTCGCCCACGGGCGGGCGTTCGCCTGGACCGCAAGCGTGTTCTGGCTCCGTCCCGCCGCGGTGGCCGCCATAGCGGACCACAGTCCCCAGGCCGCCGAGCCCTTCCTGCGCGCCCACCCGCCCACGACGCTGGAGGCGCTGCCGGCCACCTACGTACGCTGGCGCCACCTGGCCGCCGCACCGGCCGCAGAGAACGTGTTCGCGCGCGTCCGGCTCTACATCAGCACGTTCGACGCCGTGCACCCGCCCGCTGTGCGCACGTTCCTGGCGGCGAGCGAGCGCCGCCGACCGGTGTGGCTGCAGGGCTGGGGACAGAGTGAGACCGGTCCGCTGGCCTTCCGCCTGCTCACCCGCAAGTCGGTGGCCGCCGTCGGCGAGCGCCGCCCCACCACCCGCGACCTGGGCCGCCCGGTACCGGGCCGCACCCGGCTGCGGGTGGCCGACCCCGCCACCCTGCGCCCGCTGCGGCGCGGTCGGCCGGGGCTCGTCCTGGCCCGCACCAAGGCCCTGGGGCTGGGGTATGTGGGCGAGTCCGAACGCTGGTCGGCGAAGCAACTGGGCAGGTGGTGGAACACCGAGGACGTCGGCATGCGCACCCGCGGGGGATCGGTGCACGTTCTGGACCGCGAGGTCGACGCCGTGGCCGGTATGAGCTGCGTCGAGGTCGAAGACGTCGTCGACGACCGCGTTGGGGAGGTCGTCGAGTGCGTCGTCCTGCGCCCCCGGGAAGGCCCGCCTGTCCCCGTGGTCGTCACGGAGAGCGGCAGTCTCGATCCGGCGGCCTGGCGACGTGCCACCGCCGACCTCCCGGAACTGGCCGAGCCCCTGGTCATGGCCGCAGACGACCTTCCGCGCACCGGAACCGGCAAAGTCCGCCGCCTCGAACTCCGCTCCCGCCTCCTCGGCGGCGCCCACCCGGTAGCCCGCCCCCGCCCCGCTCCTCCCACCTCGGCCGGGCGGTGA